The following are encoded together in the Vigna angularis cultivar LongXiaoDou No.4 chromosome 9, ASM1680809v1, whole genome shotgun sequence genome:
- the LOC108347317 gene encoding uncharacterized protein LOC108347317 isoform X2, which produces MDGGNINSSEHIDTTSTKIFVGGLAWETQRDTVRRYFEQFGEILEAVVITDKNTGRSKGYGFITFKDPEVAMKAVQNPYPIIDGRKTNCNIASIGANKNRRQAPQHGWFREAPGLLASPVYHDPFSAFFHENNGQYTIPNSTFGYIQPSHDMMYPMMNCYGVLGEQQFSTYYPYIGPSEPIRLVHNTYPFFSQYAHNIEAQGFGFHYPQMMHSPVIPRHYDSPGILRFPSSMERPTISAVTRTATTKRETLRTCADASQTSEITSEQDSSAESSHK; this is translated from the exons ATGGATGGTGGTAACATCAATTCAAGTGAACACATTGATACAACTTCTACCAAAATCTTTGTTGGAGGTTTAGCTTGGGAAACTCAAAGGGACACAGTGAGAAGGTATTTTGAGCAGTTTGGAGAGATTTTAGAGGCTGTTGTTATCACAGATAAGAACACTGGAAGATCCAAGGGTTATGGTTTT ATCACATTCAAGGATCCTGAGGTAGCAATGAAAGCAGTTCAAAACCCATATCCAATAATTGATGGACGGAAGACAAATTGCAACATTGCATCTATTGGTGCAAACAAGAATCGCAGACAGGCTCCACAACATG GCTGGTTTAGAGAAGCACCTGGTTTATTGGCTTCACCTGTTTATCATGATCCTTTCTCTGCATTTTTCCATGAAAACAATGGACAATACACAATTCCTAATTCAACTTTTGG ATATATTCAACCTTCACATGACATGATGTACCCGATGATG AACTGTTATGGAGTACTTGGAGAGCAACAGTTCTCAACTTACTACCCCTACATTGGACCATCTGAACCTATAAGATTGGTCCATAACACTTACCCTTTTTTTTCTCAGTATGCACACAATATCGAAGCTCAAGGTTTTGGATTCCATTATCCCCAAATGATGCATTCTCCAGTTATTCCTAGGCACTATGACTCACCTGGTATCCTTAGATTTCCTTCGTCAATGGAAAGGCCAACTATTAGTGcag TTACCAGAACTGCAACAACAAAAAGAGAGACACTAAGAACATGTGCAGATGCTTCACAAACCAGTGAAATAACTTCTGAACAAGATTCTTCAGCTGAATCTTCGCATAAATAA
- the LOC108347317 gene encoding probable RNA-binding protein ARP1 isoform X1 → MDGGNINSSEHIDTTSTKIFVGGLAWETQRDTVRRYFEQFGEILEAVVITDKNTGRSKGYGFITFKDPEVAMKAVQNPYPIIDGRKTNCNIASIGANKNRRQAPQHGWFREAPGLLASPVYHDPFSAFFHENNGQYTIPNSTFGRYIQPSHDMMYPMMNCYGVLGEQQFSTYYPYIGPSEPIRLVHNTYPFFSQYAHNIEAQGFGFHYPQMMHSPVIPRHYDSPGILRFPSSMERPTISAVTRTATTKRETLRTCADASQTSEITSEQDSSAESSHK, encoded by the exons ATGGATGGTGGTAACATCAATTCAAGTGAACACATTGATACAACTTCTACCAAAATCTTTGTTGGAGGTTTAGCTTGGGAAACTCAAAGGGACACAGTGAGAAGGTATTTTGAGCAGTTTGGAGAGATTTTAGAGGCTGTTGTTATCACAGATAAGAACACTGGAAGATCCAAGGGTTATGGTTTT ATCACATTCAAGGATCCTGAGGTAGCAATGAAAGCAGTTCAAAACCCATATCCAATAATTGATGGACGGAAGACAAATTGCAACATTGCATCTATTGGTGCAAACAAGAATCGCAGACAGGCTCCACAACATG GCTGGTTTAGAGAAGCACCTGGTTTATTGGCTTCACCTGTTTATCATGATCCTTTCTCTGCATTTTTCCATGAAAACAATGGACAATACACAATTCCTAATTCAACTTTTGG CAGATATATTCAACCTTCACATGACATGATGTACCCGATGATG AACTGTTATGGAGTACTTGGAGAGCAACAGTTCTCAACTTACTACCCCTACATTGGACCATCTGAACCTATAAGATTGGTCCATAACACTTACCCTTTTTTTTCTCAGTATGCACACAATATCGAAGCTCAAGGTTTTGGATTCCATTATCCCCAAATGATGCATTCTCCAGTTATTCCTAGGCACTATGACTCACCTGGTATCCTTAGATTTCCTTCGTCAATGGAAAGGCCAACTATTAGTGcag TTACCAGAACTGCAACAACAAAAAGAGAGACACTAAGAACATGTGCAGATGCTTCACAAACCAGTGAAATAACTTCTGAACAAGATTCTTCAGCTGAATCTTCGCATAAATAA